In Kryptolebias marmoratus isolate JLee-2015 linkage group LG11, ASM164957v2, whole genome shotgun sequence, the following proteins share a genomic window:
- the cd9a gene encoding CD9 molecule a isoform X1: MAALSGGEICIKYLMFAFNLVFWLTGTAVFAIGLWLKVDPQTKNLFEGPDSSYVFYTGAYILIGAGALMMVVGFLGCCGAIQESPWMLGLFFFFLLIIFTVEVAAGIWGFSNQNKVVEDFSNFYIQTYNEYEKTGDENLKKTLQLIQTQLNCCGRKGMVEETNKDSCPEVDTADQLTIKSCPEAIDKVFDSKLLIIGGVGITVGVVMIFGMIFSMLLCCAIRKSREVV, from the exons ATGGCAGCGCTGTCAGGAGGAGAGATCTGCATCAAGTACCTGATGTTCGCCTTCAACCTGGTGTTCTGG CTCACAGGCACTGCTGTGTTCGCCATCGGCCTGTGGCTCAAAGTGgacccacaaaccaaaaacctgTTTGAAGGACCGGACTCCTCTTATGTGTTTTACACAG gAGCCTACATCCTGATTGGAGCCGGAGCGCTGATGATGGTGGTAGGCTTCCTGGGATGTTGCGGCGCAATCCAGGAGTCACCCTGGATGCTGGGACTG ttcttcttcttcctgctgatCATATTCACGGTCGAGGTGGCAGCTGGAATCTGGGgattttcaaaccaaaacaag GTGGTGGAAGACTTCAGCAATTTCTACATCCAGACGTACAACGAATATGAGAAAACAGGAGATGAAAACCTTAAAAAGACTCTGCAGTTGATTCAAACCCAA TTGAACTGCTGTGGTCGGAAAGGCATGGTCGAGGAAACTAACAAGGACTCTTGTCCCGAAGTAGACACGGCTGATCAGCTCACCATTAAG AGCTGTCCTGAAGCCATTGATAAGGTGTTTGACTCCAAGTTACTCATTATTGGAGGAGTGGGCATCACCGTAGGAGTTGTCATG ATCTTCGGAATGATCTTCAGCATGCTTCTGTGTTGCGCCATAAGGAAGTCTCGAGAGGTGGTGTGA
- the cd9a gene encoding CD9 molecule a isoform X2, whose protein sequence is MAVAGGLKCLKYLLFVFNFCFWLTGTAVFAIGLWLKVDPQTKNLFEGPDSSYVFYTGAYILIGAGALMMVVGFLGCCGAIQESPWMLGLFFFFLLIIFTVEVAAGIWGFSNQNKVVEDFSNFYIQTYNEYEKTGDENLKKTLQLIQTQLNCCGRKGMVEETNKDSCPEVDTADQLTIKSCPEAIDKVFDSKLLIIGGVGITVGVVMIFGMIFSMLLCCAIRKSREVV, encoded by the exons ATGGCCGTCGCTGGGGGGTTGAAGTGTCTGAAATAtctcctgtttgtcttcaaCTTTTGCTTCTGg CTCACAGGCACTGCTGTGTTCGCCATCGGCCTGTGGCTCAAAGTGgacccacaaaccaaaaacctgTTTGAAGGACCGGACTCCTCTTATGTGTTTTACACAG gAGCCTACATCCTGATTGGAGCCGGAGCGCTGATGATGGTGGTAGGCTTCCTGGGATGTTGCGGCGCAATCCAGGAGTCACCCTGGATGCTGGGACTG ttcttcttcttcctgctgatCATATTCACGGTCGAGGTGGCAGCTGGAATCTGGGgattttcaaaccaaaacaag GTGGTGGAAGACTTCAGCAATTTCTACATCCAGACGTACAACGAATATGAGAAAACAGGAGATGAAAACCTTAAAAAGACTCTGCAGTTGATTCAAACCCAA TTGAACTGCTGTGGTCGGAAAGGCATGGTCGAGGAAACTAACAAGGACTCTTGTCCCGAAGTAGACACGGCTGATCAGCTCACCATTAAG AGCTGTCCTGAAGCCATTGATAAGGTGTTTGACTCCAAGTTACTCATTATTGGAGGAGTGGGCATCACCGTAGGAGTTGTCATG ATCTTCGGAATGATCTTCAGCATGCTTCTGTGTTGCGCCATAAGGAAGTCTCGAGAGGTGGTGTGA
- the bbs10 gene encoding Bardet-Biedl syndrome 10 protein, which translates to MLSVKHLHLKHALQTVCTLEAVILRSFGPEGGQVLFTRDTGQAMLSCSGTQILKALRLEHPLARMVVECVWKHSAVTGDGSKTFVLLLASILRLIHAAASKAPGVSQWSTEAAEAATARHLADKLLAFAMTELDDLICVSVAPHGFCVSSEDFTTKTQLPSCPNGFCVQALLSSFFHTRLDYVHCDFLSGLACELLGHWKFQNDTLSFALQFLNDNFPALHTQVSGFPVSSSHVIEGQVIHRDFATPCLQVNNQPVKAVVVTEYLQPKLLRRGDMLDLGCGGRVTGEKSIIPFSAWTERSLESVIATLQSLGVSVLLCAVKQSAAALALAAQAEMCLVECVSEEELSLFVRLSGVAPISDCWMIQPENVATLTFCKPIQLGAHRYVHVAFCDSEERVGVKPCSLVICGSGEVQTEQYASAFQDAIRMLFTTWEPTRMTETTALKKPVQSHQCTSLNAHNLTEDTVCRSSDVYVLKPGCVIPAGGTFEFLLHHALLQHGRSCSASNYTNTGVGVSQILADALLTVPRQIYSHNLKSFLQTQTRVTSFTSNQPHHFMLLKNARGTTEDPEKGDEPSKLFTLDSGLESVSCKHQLLLAVLQCLTSLLRVNAVVRTHTALHSASHTHAKMSEESADDETED; encoded by the exons ATGCTGTCAGTGAAGCACCTCCACCTCAAACATGCCCTGCAGACAGTGTGTACCCTGGAGGCAGTCATCCTTCGCAGTTTTGGCCCCGAAGGAGGACAGGTGCTGTTCACCCGAGACACTGGACAGGCAATGTTGAGCTGCAGTGGGACACAGATACTTAAGGCTTTGCGTCTGGAGCACCCACTGGCCAG GATGGTGGTGGAGTGTGTCTGGAAGCACAGCGCAGTAACAGGTGACGGATCCAAGACCTTTGTTCTACTACTGGCATCTATACTTCGATTGATTCATGCTGCAGCCAGTAAGGCACCTGGTGTGTCTCAGTGGTccacagaagcagcagaagctgCCACAGCCAGGCATTTGGCTGACAAACTGCTAGCATTTGCGATGACAGAGCTGGATGATCTCATTTGTGTCAGTGTGGCGCCACATGGATTCTGTGTTTCATCGGAGGATTTCactacaaaaacacagttaCCATCTTGCCCGAATGGTTTCTGTGTTCAGGCACTCCTGTCATCGTTTTTTCATACACGTCTTGATTACGTGCACTGTGACTTTTTAAGTGGCCTGGCATGTGAACTGCTCGGTCACTGGAAGTTTCAGAATGACACGCTTTCCTTTGccctgcagtttttaaatgacaacTTCCCAGCACTGCATACGCAGGTTTCAGGCTTCCCTGTCAGCTCATCACATGTGATTGAGGGGCAGGTAATTCACAGAGACTTTGCTACGCCGTGCCTCCAAGTCAACAACCAGCCAGTCAAAGCCGTAGTTGTTACGGAGTACCTGCAGCCGAAGTTACTCCGTCGAGGAGATATGCTCGATTTGGGCTGTGGTGGCAGGGTGACGGGAGAGAAAAGTATCATTCCATTTAGTGCCTGGACAGAAAGGTCACTAGAGAGCGTTATTGCAACTCTGCAGAGTTTGGGAGTGTCTGTGCTTTTGTGTGCAGTGAAACAGTCTGCTGCTGCCCTGGCTTTAGCCGCCCAGGCAGAGATGTGCCTTGTGGAGTGTGTCAGTGAAGAAGAACTTTCTCTCTTTGTCCGGCTAAGTGGGGTAGCACCCATCTCCGACTGCTGGATGATTCAACCAGAGAATGTTGCTACACTGACGTTTTGCAAGCCAATACAGCTCGGAGCCCACAG atATGTCCATGTGGCTTTCTGTGATTCAGAAGAAAGAGTCGGAGTTAAACCTTGTAGCCTGGTGATTTGTGGTTCGGGGGAAGTGCAAACTGAGCAGTACGCAAGTGCGTTTCAAGATGCGATTCGTATGCTATTTACGACGTGGGAGCCCACGCGTATGACCGAGACCACAGCGCTAAAGAAACCTGTTCAGTCACATCAGTGCACATCTTTAAATGCACACAATCTGACTGAAGACACAGTATGCAGGTCCTCTGATGTGTATGTGTTAAAGCCAGGTTGTGTGATACCTGCTGGGGGGACATTTGAGTTTCTCCTGCACCATGCCCTCCTACAACATGGCCGCAGTTGCTCAGCCTCTAACTACACAAACACAGGCGTTGGTGTTTCTCAGATCTTGGCAGACGCCCTCTTGACTGTGCCTCGTCAGATTTACTCTCATAATCTGAAAAGTTTTCTGCAGACTCAAACCAGGGTCACGAGTTTCACTTCAAACCAGCCTCATCATTTTATGCTGTTAAAAAACGCACGCGGTACGACTGAAGATCCCGAAAAGGGGGACGAGCCGTCAAAACTTTTTACGCTGGACTCGGGCCTCGAATCCGTCTCCTGTAAGCACCAGCTGCTCCTGGCTGTGCTGCAGTGTCTCACAAGTCTCCTCCGAGTGAACGCGGTGGTGCGGACACACACCGCTTTGCACTCAgcgtcacacacacacgcaaagaTGTCTGAGGAGAGCGCTGATGATGAGACTGAGGACTGA
- the syt1b gene encoding synaptotagmin-1b, whose amino-acid sequence MNRRAAPSASFRPAHAPNATAPPGQTRAGGHSARKFMNELRSLHKPSWAVGALSVVSLCIVLSCVVCIWKKRLIKKDKDKEKDKKKGNEKSKGGFDTEMDGGHDEPTKHEIKETNLSEPEPKEEEKLGRLHFTLDYNFTENTLVVGILQAAELPAMDVGGSSDPYVKLYLLPNKKKKFETKVHRKTLEPNFNETFTFKLPYTDLGGKTLVLTVYDFDRFSKHDAIGAVKIPMSSVDFSQSLQEWRDLQKAEKEESERLGDICLSLRFVPTAGKLTVVVLEAKNLKKMDVGGLSDPYVKIHLMQNGKRLKKKKTTIKKHTLNPYFNESFSFEVPCEQIEKVQLAVTVLDYDKIGKNDAIGKLLLGGSSSGTELRHWSDMLASPRRPIAQWHSLKPEDEVNALISNKK is encoded by the exons ATGAACCGCCGAGCTGCGCCGAGTGCCTCATTCAGGCCCGCCCATGCCCCGAACGCCACTGCACCACCGGGCCAAACACGAGCCGGGGGCCACAGCGCCAGAAAGTTCATGAATGAGCTGCGCAGCCTTCACA aGCCATCCTGGGCTGTTGGTGCCCTCTCTGTGGTGAGCTTGTGCATTGTGCTGTCGTGTGTTGTATGCATTTGGAAAAAGCGCTTGATAAAGAAGGACAAGGACAAagaaaaggacaagaaaaagGGGAACGAGAAAAGCAAGGGAGGCTTTGACACTGAAATGGATGGGGGTCACGATGAG cCCACGAAACACgaaatcaaagaaacaaacctCTCAGAACCCGAGcccaaagaggaggagaagctcGGCAGACTACACTTCACGTTAGACTACAACTTCACAGAAAATACC CTGGTCGTAGGCATCCTGCAGGCTGCGGAGCTTCCTGCCATGGATGTAGGAGGCAGCTCTGACCCTTACGTTAAACTCTACCTGCTGcccaacaaaaagaagaagtttgAAACCAAAGTTCATCGAAAGACGCTGGAGCCGAACTTCAATGAGACTTTTACCTTTAAG CTTCCATACACAGACCTGGGAGGCAAGACGCTGGTGCTGACCGTGTACGACTTCGACCGTTTCTCCAAGCACGACGCCATCGGGGCGGTGAAGATCCCGATGAGCAGCGTGGACTTCAGCCAGTCCCTGCAGGAGTGGAGAGATCTGCAGAAGGCAGAGAAAGAGGAG AGCGAGCGACTTGGAGACATCTGTTTGTCCCTGAGGTTTGTGCCGACTGCAGGGAAGCTGACTGTGGTGGTCCTGGAGGCcaaaaacctgaagaaaatggatgtggGTGGATTATCAG ATCCTTATGTTAAGATTCACTTAATGCAGAATGGGAAAAGactcaagaaaaagaaaactacaatcAAGAAACACACGCTGAACCCTTACTTCAACGAGTCGTTCAGCTTCGAGGTGCCATGTGAACAGATAGAG AAGGTGCAGTTAGCAGTGACTGTGCTGGACTACGATAAGATCGGGAAGAATGACGCCATCGGGAAGTTGTTGTTGGGGGGCAGCAGCAGCGGGACTGAGCTGCGCCACTGGTCAGACATGTTGGCCAGCCCCAGGAGGCCCATAGCCCAGTGGCACAGCCTCAAACCAGAGGATGAAGTCAATGCTCTAATTTCCAACAAGAAATAG